Within Candidatus Oleimmundimicrobium sp., the genomic segment ATAAAAATGGTTTACATGTTTCAATTTCACTCGGTAAAGGATCTCTGTTTTTGGGAGGCCTACATTTTAAAACGTTGGCAATATAAATTTGGTCTCTTACAAGTCCAATTGAGTCCAATAATTTATCAAGTAGCTTCCCCGCGGCACCCACAAAAGGTTTTCCCTGTATGTCCTCATTGCACCCAGGTGCTTCTCCCACAAACACCAAATCAGCATTTTCATTACCAGCTCCAAAAACAATGTTTGTCCTCGTTTTACCAAGAGAACACCTCTGACAATCTTTTAACTCTTCATAAAACTCCGCTAAAGTTTCCACCGAAAAGAAACACTCCTTTCTTAATTTAACTACAGCCATCACAACTGGAGGCCGAACAAGTGCCTCAGCTCGAAGCAACTCCGCCATTGGTCTCTCCTTTGAGACCAAAGCTGGAAAAGAGCTTTAATATATCCTTTGAGCCACAATGAGGGCATTTTAAATCATTGTTTTCTTTGCCCACACCAACGAGTAACTCAAATTTTTTATTACATTTCGAACATCTATATTCAAAAATAGGCATCTTATCACCTTTTCAATTCTATCAATTTAACAAAAAAGCTGCAATTGATAGATTCCCGCGCCTTTAAATTATTAAATCTTCAATTTAAAAAACTATTAATTTAGCCATTTTTAAACTTTTAGGATTATAATTTATCTAAAGCTAAATAGACAATCA encodes:
- a CDS encoding uracil-DNA glycosylase, coding for MAELLRAEALVRPPVVMAVVKLRKECFFSVETLAEFYEELKDCQRCSLGKTRTNIVFGAGNENADLVFVGEAPGCNEDIQGKPFVGAAGKLLDKLLDSIGLVRDQIYIANVLKCRPPKNRDPLPSEIETCKPFLLKQIEIIKPKVVCTLGRFATQVILDKNVPISKVRGKCFDGNGYYIFPIYHPAAALYQRTNLDKLKADFLILKELLSSKVDKLAQKEETTEQLMFF
- a CDS encoding zinc ribbon domain-containing protein, which translates into the protein MPIFEYRCSKCNKKFELLVGVGKENNDLKCPHCGSKDILKLFSSFGLKGETNGGVASS